A region of Solanum dulcamara chromosome 7, daSolDulc1.2, whole genome shotgun sequence DNA encodes the following proteins:
- the LOC129894889 gene encoding uncharacterized protein LOC129894889: MGAWSSNSELFISVLPTRAGFLSPERDRSCKANVVADALSQKLMSMDSLSCLRTLKRPLAREILALEARRAVEKDYPSAGRYVEACVIDFGGHWDKFLSLCELSYNNSYHLSIEMAPFEALYGRGCMSPIGWFEAGELEPLGVDLVRDAQNKVRSIQAKLLEAQSRQKEYADRKVRDMTFEASEQVLLKVSSIKGVMRFGKKGKLSPRYIGPFEILDCVRSVAYKLSLPLKLSGVHPMFHVSMLKKYYENGDYIIKLDSVLLNKEFQYEEETVAILDCNVRKLRTKEINMVKVKWKNHSVEKAT, translated from the exons atgggggcttggagctcAAACTCCGAGCTTTTTATTTCCGTGCTACCCACCAGAGCGGGATTTCTCTCGCCAGAGCGGGATAGGTCCT gtaaggctaatgtggtagcggacgCGTTGAGCCAGAAACTGATGAGCATGGACAGTTTATCCTGTTTGAGGACTCTTAAGCGTCCTCTGGCTAGAGAAATTCTGGCCTTGGAGGCCAG ACGGGCAGTCGAAAAGGACTATCCaagtgctggaagatatgttgaggcatgtgttatagactttggaggACATTGGGATAAGTTCTTGTCCTTGTGTGAGTTAtcctataacaatagctatcaccTCAGTATtgaaatggcaccatttgaagccctttatgggaggggatgcATGTCTCCCATAGGTTGGTTCGAGGCTGGGGAACTAGAGCCATTGGGGGTAGACTTGGTGAGAGATGCTCAAAATAAGGTAaggagcatccaagctaagcttctagaagctcagagtcgtcagaaggaGTATGCTGACCGAAAAGTAAGAGATATGACATTCGAGGCTAGTGAACAAGTACTTTTAAAAGTGTCATCTATAAAaggggtgatgagatttggcaagaagggcaaACTCAGTCCTCGCTATATCGgtccttttgaaattcttgactgTGTAAGGTCAGTAGCGTACAAATTATCCTTACCACTTAAATTGTCTGGGGTACACCCGATGTTCCACGTGTCTATGCTAAAAAAATACTATGAAAATGGGGACTATATCATTAAATTAGACTCGGTGTTATTAAACAAGGAATTCCAGTATGAGGAGGAAACAGTTGCAATTCTTGATTGTAATGTTCGGAAGTTGAGGACCAAGGAgatcaatatggttaaagtgAAATGGAAAAATCATTCGGTGGAGAAAGCTACTTAG
- the LOC129896189 gene encoding probable L-type lectin-domain containing receptor kinase S.5, producing the protein MGFLTSKIITIFIFFSCLQFISQAKIIKFDQQYGDPFDHTYTPIFEIKQPAQISNLALQITPDTASTAFKMFNNSGRILLKQPFKLWDNNNYDDDFSRVASFNTSFLVNIFRPLNDTPAEGLAFVICPNLDLPQNSQGQYLGLTNATTDGNFSNKIIAIELDTFKQEFDIDGNHVGIDINSIKSVKTKSLTPHGIELAPIGERYYNIWVQYDGFKKVVDVYIVEQMKKNGTTPTRPKEPILTHNIDLRKIVNQESYFGFSASTGHFNQLNCVLRWNLTVEYFQDKNQEKVQIISLSVGVPVLVVFLILSGYFGYFYYKKKRDDRSQSNILGVLKSLPGMPRDFEFKELKKATNNFDEKNKLGEGGFGVVYKGNLVGEKLEIAVKWFSRESIKGQDDFLAELTIINRLRHKHLVKLLGWSHKHGKLLLVYEYMPNGSLEKHLFSGPEKEALSWRVRYNIVSGVASALHYLHNEYEQKVIHRDLKANNIMLDSNFNARLGDFGLARAIDNEKTSYADEAEGVLGTMGYIAPECFHTGKATQHSDVYAFGAVLLELVCGKRPGTKVNGFQLFLDWVWFLHRDGRILEAVDTRLEDEYVVQEAERLLLLALACSHPIANERPNTQTIVQIISGSIPPLQVPPFKPSFVWPNSMVAIDIDSSSIVDTISITTPQFSSGNNSIEYQSK; encoded by the exons atggGATTTTTGACATCAAAAATCATCACCATCTTCATATTTTTCTCTTGTCTTCAATTCATATCACAAGCAAAGATCATAAAATTTGATCAACAATATGGTGACCCTTTTGACCATACATATACTCCCATATTTGAAATCAAACAACCTGCACAAATAAGCAATCTAGCTCTTCAAATAACCCCTGACACAGCTTCCACTGCTTTCAAAATGTTCAATAATTCAGGCAGAATCCTCTTAAAACAACCCTTCAAATTATGGGACAATAATAATTATGATGACGACTTTTCAAGGGTGGCGTCTTTCAACACTTCATTCCTAGTGAACATTTTTAGGCCACTAAATGATACACCAGCTGAAGGTCTAGCTTTCGTGATTTGCCCAAATTTGGACTTGCCACAAAATAGTCAGGGCCAATATTTGGGACTAACAAATGCTACAACTGATGGCAATTTTTCAAACAAAATAATCGCGATAGAGCTAGACACATTCAAACAGGAATTCGACATTGATGGAAACCATGTTGGGATTGATATAAACAGTATTAAATCCGTTAAGACGAAATCTTTAACCCCACATGGAATTGAACTAGCTCCAATTGGTGAAAGATACTACAACATTTGGGTACAATATGATGGATTCAAGAAAGTAGTTGATGTGTACATTGTTGAACAAATGAAGAAAAATGGGACAACCCCAACAAGGCCAAAAGAACCAATACTAACACACAATATTGATTTGAGGAAAATTGTAAATCAAGAATCATACTTTGGTTTCTCTGCTTCAACAGGACATTTCAATCAGTTAAATTGTGTGCTGAGATGGAATTTAACAGTTGAGTATTTTCAAGACAAGAATCAAGAAAAGGTACAAATAATAAGTTTAAGTGTTGGTGTGCCAGTATTggttgttttcttgattttgtcagggtattttgggtatttttaCTATAAGAAAAAAAGGGATGATAGGTCACAAtcaaatattttgggagtatTAAAGAGTTTGCCTGGAATGCCTagggattttgagtttaaagaattgaaaaaagctactaataattttgatgaaaagAATAAACTTGGTGAAGGTGGATTTGGAGTTGTTTACAAAGGGAATTTAGTTGGTGAAAAATTGGAAATTGCTGTGAAGTGGTTTTCTAGAGAAAGTATCAAGGGTCAGGATGATTTCTTGGCTGAGCTAACAATTATCAACCGTTTAAGGCATAAACATCTTGTCAAATTACTTG GATGGAGTCATAAGCATGGAAAGCTACTACTTGTATATGAGTACATGCCAAATGGTAGCCTGGAGAAACATCTCTTCTCAGGGCCTGAAAAAGAGGCACTCAGCTGGAGGGTCCGGTACAACATTGTATCAGGGGTGGCGTCAGCCCTGCACTATCTCCACAATGAGTACGAGCAGAAGGTGATCCATCGCGATCTCAAGGCAAACAACATCATGCTAGACTCAAATTTCAATGCACGTCTTGGTGATTTTGGACTAGCACGAGCAATTGACAACGAAAAGACCTCGTATGCTGACGAAGCAGAGGGAGTACTTGGCACAATGGGATACATCGCGCCAGAATGCTTCCACACTGGAAAAGCAACTCAACATTCTGATGTCTATGCATTTGGGGCAGTGTTACTTGAACTAGTATGTGGCAAAAGGCCTGGAACCAAAGTTAATGGCTTTCAACTCTTTCTTGATTGGGTTTGGTTCTTGCATCGAGATGGGAGAATCCTCGAGGCTGTTGACACGAGGCTCGAGGATGAATACGTGGTTCAAGAAGCAGAGAGGTTGTTACTACTTGCTCTGGCTTGTTCCCATCCAATTGCCAATGAAAGGCCTAATACACAAACTatagttcaaattatatcaGGATCAATACCACCACTACAAGTACCACCATTCAAGCCATCTTTTGTGTGGCCTAATTCTATGGTTGCAATTGACATAGACTCATCGAGTATCGTCGATACGATATCCATTACAACTCCTCAGTTCAGTTCAGGGAACAACAGTATTGAATATCAAAGCAAGTAG
- the LOC129896036 gene encoding auxin response factor 8-like isoform X1: MKLSSSGMGQQAHEGENKCLNSELWHACAGPLVCLPTVGSRVVYFPQGHSEQVAATTNKEVDAHIPNYPNLPPQLICQLHNVTMHADVETDEVYAQMTLQPLTPQEQKDTYLPVELGIPSRQPTNYFCKTLTASDTSTHGGFSVPRRAAEKVFPPLDFSQTPPCQELIARDLHDIEWKFRHIFRGQPKRHLLTTGWSVFVSAKRLVAGDSVLFIWNEKNQLLLGIRRATRPQTVMPSSVLSSDSMHIGLLAAAAHAAATNSCFTVFFNPRASPSEFVIPLSKYIKAVYHTRVSVGMRFRMLFETEESSVRRYMGTITGIGDLDPVRWANSHWRSVKVGWDESTAGERQPRVSLWEIEPLTTFPMYPSLFPLRLKRPWYPGTSSFQENNSEAINGMAWLRAESGEQGPHLMNLQSFGGMLPWMQQRVDPTILRNDLNQQYQAMLASGLQNFGSGDLMKQQLMQFQQPVQYVQHAGSHNPLLLQQQQQQQQQQAMQQQAIHQHMLPAQTQDNLQRQQQQHVSNQTEEQSHQHSYQEACQIPNRQLQQKQPSNVPSPSFSKPDIADPSSKFLASVAPSVMPTSLGSLCSEGTSNFLNFNIIGQQSLIMEQQQPQKSWMSKFAHSQLNTGSNSSSLSGYGKDTFNSQETCSLDAQNQSPYGANTDSSGLLLPTTVSNVATTSIDADMSSMPLGTSGLQNSLYGYVQDSSDLLHNLGQVDAQTATRTFVKVYKSGSVGRSLDITRFNSYPELRQELGQMFGIEGFLEDPQRSGWQLVFVDRENDVLLLGDDPWEAFVNNVWYIKILSPEDVQKLGKEEVESLNRGALERMSSNNSADGRDFMSGLPSIGSLEY; this comes from the exons atgaagCTTTCATCATCAGGAATGGGTCAGCAAGCTCATGAAG GAGAGAACAAGTGTTTAAATTCTGAACTATGGCATGCTTGTGCTGGTCCTCTTGTATGTCTACCGACTGTAGGGAGTCGAGTGGTTTACTTTCCTCAGGGTCACAGTGAACAG GTTGCGGCAACAACTAATAAAGAAGTTGATGCTCACATACCCAATTACCCGAACTTGCCACCCCAGTTGATCTGTCAACTCCACAATGTCACAATGCAT GCAGATGTTGAAACGGATGAAGTATATGCTCAAATGACATTGCAACCCTTGACACCG CAAGAACAAAAGGATACATATCTTCCTGTTGAGTTGGGTATTCCTAGCAGGCAGCCTACTAATTATTTTTGCAAGACACTCACTGCAAGTGATACCAGTACGCATGGTGGCTTTTCTGTTCCTCGTCGTGCCGCAGAGAAAGTTTTCCCTCCTTTG GATTTCTCACAGACGCCACCTTGTCAAGAATTAATTGCGAGGGATCTCCATGACATTGAATGGAAATTCAGGCATATTTTCCGAG GACAGCCTAAGAGGCATCTTCTGACGACTGGCTGGAGTGTGTTTGTTAGTGCCAAAAGACTTGTCGCTGGAGATTCAGTTCTCTTCATTTG GAATGAGAAAAATCAGCTTCTTTTGGGAATTCGTCGTGCAACACGACCTCAAACTGTGATGCCATCATCTGTTCTGTCTAGCGACAGCATGCACATTGGATTACTTGCTGCTGCTGCTCATGCTGCTGCTACCAATAGCTGTTTCACTGTTTTCTTTAACCCAAG GGCTAGCCCATCTGAGTTTGTTATACCTCTTTCAAAATACATCAAAGCTGTATATCACACACGTGTTTCTGTTGGAATGCGTTTCCGGATGCTATTTGAGACTGAAGAATCAAGTGTTCGAAG ATACATGGGTACAATTACTGGCATTGGTGACTTAGATCCGGTTCGCTGGGCCAACTCTCACTGGCGGTCTGTCAAG GTTGGTTGGGATGAGTCAACGGCAGGCGAGAGGCAACCTAGGGTTTCACTATGGGAGATAGAGCCTTTGACTACTTTTCCAATGTATCCATCTTTGTTCCCTCTTAGGCTAAAGCGACCTTGGTACCCTGGAACTTCATCTTTTCAAG AAAATAACAGTGAAGCTATTAATGGAATGGCATGGTTGAGAGCAGAAAGTGGTGAGCAAGGACCACATCTGATGAATCTTCAATCTTTTGGTGGCATGCTTCCCTGGATGCAACAAAGAGTTGATCCAACAATTCTCCGAAATGATCTTAACCAGCAGTATCAAGCTATGCTGGCTAGCGGTTTGCAAAATTTTGGGAGCGGAGATCTGATGAAACAGCAACTGATGCAGTTTCAGCAGCCCGTCCAATATGTTCAGCATGCAGGCAGTCATAATCCTCTCCTGctgcagcagcaacaacaacaacaacaacaacaagcaaTGCAGCAGCAGGCAATTCATCAGCATATGCTGCCTGCACAAACTCAAGATAACCTTCAAAGGCAACAACAGCAGCACGTCAGCAATCAGACAGAGGAGCAATCTCATCAACATTCTTACCAGGAAGCATGCCAAATACCAAACAGACAGCTCCAGCAGAAGCAACCATCAAATGTTCCTTCTCCATCATTCTCAAAGCCAGATATAGCAGACCCGAGCTCCAAATTCTTGGCATCCGTTGCTCCATCAGTCATGCCGACATCGCTAGGTTCTTTATGTTCGGAAGGAACTAGTaactttttgaatttcaatATAATTGGTCAGCAGTCTCTGATCATGGAGCAGCAGCAGCCACAGAAATCTTGGATGTCAAAATTTGCGCATTCACAATTGAATACGGGCTCCAACTCATCCTCACTCTCAGGATATGGGAAAGATACTTTCAATTCACAGGAAACGTGTAGTCTAGATGCCCAGAATCAATCCCCTTATGGTGCTAATACTGATTCTTCAGGGCTTCTCCTCCCGACAACTGTGTCTAACGTTGCTACTACATCAATTGATGCTGATATGTCCTCTATGCCACTAGGGACTTCTGGATTACAGAATTCTCTGTATGGTTATGTGCAAGATTCTTCTGACTTGTTGCATAATTTAGGACAAGTTGATGCACAAACTGCGACCCGTACATTTGTCAAG GTTTACAAATCAGGGTCCGTTGGGAGGTCATTGGATATCACCCGGTTCAATAGCTATCCTGAGCTGCGTCAGGAACTGGGGCAGATGTTCGGGATCGAAGGGTTTCTTGAAGACCCTCAAAGATCAGGCTGGCAGCTTGTATTTGTTGACAGGGAGAATGATGTTCTTCTCCTTGGAGACGATCCATGGGA GGCATTTGTCAATAATGTCTGGTACATCAAAATTCTTTCACCCGAGGATGTGCAGAAACTAGGAAAGGAGGAGGTTGAATCCCTAAATCGCGGTGCACTTGAAAGGATGAGCAGTAATAATAGTGCTGATGGTCGGGATTTCATGTCTGGACTTCCATCTATAggatcactcgagtattga
- the LOC129896036 gene encoding auxin response factor 8-like isoform X2 has product MKQEQKDTYLPVELGIPSRQPTNYFCKTLTASDTSTHGGFSVPRRAAEKVFPPLDFSQTPPCQELIARDLHDIEWKFRHIFRGQPKRHLLTTGWSVFVSAKRLVAGDSVLFIWNEKNQLLLGIRRATRPQTVMPSSVLSSDSMHIGLLAAAAHAAATNSCFTVFFNPRASPSEFVIPLSKYIKAVYHTRVSVGMRFRMLFETEESSVRRYMGTITGIGDLDPVRWANSHWRSVKVGWDESTAGERQPRVSLWEIEPLTTFPMYPSLFPLRLKRPWYPGTSSFQENNSEAINGMAWLRAESGEQGPHLMNLQSFGGMLPWMQQRVDPTILRNDLNQQYQAMLASGLQNFGSGDLMKQQLMQFQQPVQYVQHAGSHNPLLLQQQQQQQQQQAMQQQAIHQHMLPAQTQDNLQRQQQQHVSNQTEEQSHQHSYQEACQIPNRQLQQKQPSNVPSPSFSKPDIADPSSKFLASVAPSVMPTSLGSLCSEGTSNFLNFNIIGQQSLIMEQQQPQKSWMSKFAHSQLNTGSNSSSLSGYGKDTFNSQETCSLDAQNQSPYGANTDSSGLLLPTTVSNVATTSIDADMSSMPLGTSGLQNSLYGYVQDSSDLLHNLGQVDAQTATRTFVKVYKSGSVGRSLDITRFNSYPELRQELGQMFGIEGFLEDPQRSGWQLVFVDRENDVLLLGDDPWEAFVNNVWYIKILSPEDVQKLGKEEVESLNRGALERMSSNNSADGRDFMSGLPSIGSLEY; this is encoded by the exons ATGAAG CAAGAACAAAAGGATACATATCTTCCTGTTGAGTTGGGTATTCCTAGCAGGCAGCCTACTAATTATTTTTGCAAGACACTCACTGCAAGTGATACCAGTACGCATGGTGGCTTTTCTGTTCCTCGTCGTGCCGCAGAGAAAGTTTTCCCTCCTTTG GATTTCTCACAGACGCCACCTTGTCAAGAATTAATTGCGAGGGATCTCCATGACATTGAATGGAAATTCAGGCATATTTTCCGAG GACAGCCTAAGAGGCATCTTCTGACGACTGGCTGGAGTGTGTTTGTTAGTGCCAAAAGACTTGTCGCTGGAGATTCAGTTCTCTTCATTTG GAATGAGAAAAATCAGCTTCTTTTGGGAATTCGTCGTGCAACACGACCTCAAACTGTGATGCCATCATCTGTTCTGTCTAGCGACAGCATGCACATTGGATTACTTGCTGCTGCTGCTCATGCTGCTGCTACCAATAGCTGTTTCACTGTTTTCTTTAACCCAAG GGCTAGCCCATCTGAGTTTGTTATACCTCTTTCAAAATACATCAAAGCTGTATATCACACACGTGTTTCTGTTGGAATGCGTTTCCGGATGCTATTTGAGACTGAAGAATCAAGTGTTCGAAG ATACATGGGTACAATTACTGGCATTGGTGACTTAGATCCGGTTCGCTGGGCCAACTCTCACTGGCGGTCTGTCAAG GTTGGTTGGGATGAGTCAACGGCAGGCGAGAGGCAACCTAGGGTTTCACTATGGGAGATAGAGCCTTTGACTACTTTTCCAATGTATCCATCTTTGTTCCCTCTTAGGCTAAAGCGACCTTGGTACCCTGGAACTTCATCTTTTCAAG AAAATAACAGTGAAGCTATTAATGGAATGGCATGGTTGAGAGCAGAAAGTGGTGAGCAAGGACCACATCTGATGAATCTTCAATCTTTTGGTGGCATGCTTCCCTGGATGCAACAAAGAGTTGATCCAACAATTCTCCGAAATGATCTTAACCAGCAGTATCAAGCTATGCTGGCTAGCGGTTTGCAAAATTTTGGGAGCGGAGATCTGATGAAACAGCAACTGATGCAGTTTCAGCAGCCCGTCCAATATGTTCAGCATGCAGGCAGTCATAATCCTCTCCTGctgcagcagcaacaacaacaacaacaacaacaagcaaTGCAGCAGCAGGCAATTCATCAGCATATGCTGCCTGCACAAACTCAAGATAACCTTCAAAGGCAACAACAGCAGCACGTCAGCAATCAGACAGAGGAGCAATCTCATCAACATTCTTACCAGGAAGCATGCCAAATACCAAACAGACAGCTCCAGCAGAAGCAACCATCAAATGTTCCTTCTCCATCATTCTCAAAGCCAGATATAGCAGACCCGAGCTCCAAATTCTTGGCATCCGTTGCTCCATCAGTCATGCCGACATCGCTAGGTTCTTTATGTTCGGAAGGAACTAGTaactttttgaatttcaatATAATTGGTCAGCAGTCTCTGATCATGGAGCAGCAGCAGCCACAGAAATCTTGGATGTCAAAATTTGCGCATTCACAATTGAATACGGGCTCCAACTCATCCTCACTCTCAGGATATGGGAAAGATACTTTCAATTCACAGGAAACGTGTAGTCTAGATGCCCAGAATCAATCCCCTTATGGTGCTAATACTGATTCTTCAGGGCTTCTCCTCCCGACAACTGTGTCTAACGTTGCTACTACATCAATTGATGCTGATATGTCCTCTATGCCACTAGGGACTTCTGGATTACAGAATTCTCTGTATGGTTATGTGCAAGATTCTTCTGACTTGTTGCATAATTTAGGACAAGTTGATGCACAAACTGCGACCCGTACATTTGTCAAG GTTTACAAATCAGGGTCCGTTGGGAGGTCATTGGATATCACCCGGTTCAATAGCTATCCTGAGCTGCGTCAGGAACTGGGGCAGATGTTCGGGATCGAAGGGTTTCTTGAAGACCCTCAAAGATCAGGCTGGCAGCTTGTATTTGTTGACAGGGAGAATGATGTTCTTCTCCTTGGAGACGATCCATGGGA GGCATTTGTCAATAATGTCTGGTACATCAAAATTCTTTCACCCGAGGATGTGCAGAAACTAGGAAAGGAGGAGGTTGAATCCCTAAATCGCGGTGCACTTGAAAGGATGAGCAGTAATAATAGTGCTGATGGTCGGGATTTCATGTCTGGACTTCCATCTATAggatcactcgagtattga